Proteins encoded within one genomic window of Streptomyces taklimakanensis:
- a CDS encoding ATP-binding cassette domain-containing protein, with translation MTLRAERISRSAGGRLILDGVDLALRPRGTTGVLGPNGSGKSTLLRLLAGVLAPACGVVTLDGRPLGELSRRAIARRVAVVEQQVDTQVELTVADVVRLGRVPHRRPWAPASPADERAVRTALERCGLTDQAERAWRTLSGGERQRVQIARALAQQPRELLLDEPTNHLDVQHQLDLLTLVTALPVTTVVALHDLNLAAMYCDDLLVLRQGRVVAHGTPGDVLTEELIADVYRVRATVAPLGPDGRPHVRFLGTLPPG, from the coding sequence GTGACGCTCCGCGCCGAGCGGATCTCCCGCTCGGCCGGCGGGCGACTGATCCTGGACGGGGTCGACCTCGCCCTGCGCCCCAGGGGGACGACCGGTGTGCTGGGACCGAACGGTTCGGGCAAGTCCACGCTGCTGCGTCTGCTCGCCGGCGTCCTCGCCCCCGCCTGTGGGGTGGTCACGCTCGACGGACGTCCGCTCGGCGAGCTGAGCCGCCGGGCGATCGCCCGGCGCGTGGCCGTCGTCGAGCAGCAGGTCGACACCCAGGTGGAGTTGACCGTCGCCGACGTCGTGCGCCTGGGCCGCGTTCCGCACCGACGTCCCTGGGCGCCGGCCTCGCCGGCCGACGAGCGGGCCGTCCGCACCGCTCTGGAACGGTGCGGGCTGACCGATCAGGCGGAACGCGCCTGGCGCACCCTCTCCGGCGGTGAGCGCCAGCGCGTTCAGATCGCCCGTGCCCTCGCCCAGCAGCCCCGCGAACTCCTGCTGGACGAACCGACCAACCATCTGGACGTCCAGCACCAACTCGACCTGCTGACCCTGGTGACCGCCCTGCCCGTCACCACCGTCGTCGCCCTGCACGACCTGAACCTGGCCGCGATGTACTGCGACGACCTCCTGGTGCTGCGGCAAGGCCGCGTGGTGGCCCACGGCACGCCCGGGGACGTCCTCACCGAGGAGCTCATCGCGGACGTCTACCGCGTGCGCGCCACCGTCGCGCCCCTGGGACCCGACGGCCGTCCCCACGTCCGGTTCCTGGGCACGTTGCCGCCCGGCTGA